One Megasphaera elsdenii DSM 20460 genomic window carries:
- a CDS encoding gluconokinase, whose amino-acid sequence MNTITPMDSANQEVWIGVDVGTTGVRAIAYTEDGTNVCSSEAFYPLLTPHPDWAEESPLQILEAVQEVISKTAAQLRYKNKELAGIALSTVMHSFAGLDEGKEPLMDMQTWADSRSASIVREMKKDEGLCRSFYERTGCPIHACYPLAKIIWLRQNQPELFRQMRYVGSLKDYLFYHLTGQWVIDKSAASTSGMYNERTLDWDDEILAYAGVTKDQLPPVVSTTYSQGLCEDAAKILRLPAGLPVVIGATDGVLVNVGIGAVEPGQLSGTIGTSGALRMLTRQPKTDPQMRTWCYNLTDDMWVAGGAINNGGMILRWVRDKICHYGGSALETLDIDPYDLMTMKAEHVDAGADGLICLPYFTGERAPYWNSELRGMFFGFSLNHSRSHMIRAVMEGICYSLNSVMAALKEFGDIKDIRVSGSFTKSKLWLQILSDVLNQPITLPDNSEGAAFGAAVLGFISSGKLKSIADTADLVHAKKIYTPIEENVAVYQQLYDIFVQLYHNLQGEFADITAYQQKL is encoded by the coding sequence AAGACGGGACCAATGTCTGCTCGTCGGAAGCTTTTTATCCTTTGTTGACACCCCATCCGGATTGGGCCGAAGAAAGCCCGCTCCAGATCCTGGAAGCCGTCCAGGAAGTCATCAGTAAGACGGCCGCTCAGCTTCGCTATAAGAACAAGGAGCTGGCCGGCATCGCCCTGAGCACGGTCATGCACAGTTTCGCCGGCCTCGACGAAGGCAAAGAACCCCTCATGGACATGCAGACCTGGGCTGACAGCCGCAGCGCGTCTATTGTCCGGGAAATGAAGAAAGACGAAGGCTTGTGCCGGTCTTTCTATGAACGGACGGGCTGCCCCATCCACGCCTGCTATCCCCTGGCCAAAATCATCTGGCTGCGCCAGAACCAGCCGGAACTCTTCCGCCAGATGCGCTATGTCGGATCATTGAAAGATTATTTGTTCTATCACTTGACGGGCCAATGGGTCATCGACAAGTCCGCAGCCAGCACGAGCGGCATGTACAACGAACGGACCTTGGATTGGGATGATGAAATCCTGGCCTATGCCGGTGTCACTAAAGACCAGCTGCCGCCTGTCGTATCGACGACGTACAGCCAGGGTTTGTGTGAAGACGCTGCCAAGATTTTGCGCCTGCCGGCCGGCCTTCCCGTCGTCATCGGCGCTACGGATGGCGTCCTGGTCAACGTCGGCATCGGTGCCGTCGAACCGGGCCAGCTCAGCGGGACCATCGGGACCAGCGGCGCCCTGCGCATGCTGACCCGCCAGCCCAAGACGGACCCGCAGATGCGCACGTGGTGCTATAACCTGACCGACGACATGTGGGTCGCCGGCGGAGCCATCAACAACGGCGGCATGATCCTGCGCTGGGTCCGCGACAAAATCTGCCATTACGGCGGCAGTGCCCTGGAAACGCTGGACATCGACCCCTATGACTTGATGACCATGAAGGCAGAACACGTCGATGCCGGCGCCGACGGTCTCATCTGCCTGCCGTATTTTACGGGCGAACGGGCGCCATACTGGAACTCGGAACTGCGGGGCATGTTCTTCGGCTTTTCCCTCAATCACAGCCGGTCCCACATGATCCGCGCCGTCATGGAAGGCATCTGCTACAGCCTAAACAGCGTCATGGCAGCTCTCAAGGAATTTGGCGACATCAAGGACATCCGCGTCAGCGGCAGCTTCACCAAGTCGAAACTGTGGCTCCAGATTTTATCGGACGTCCTCAATCAGCCCATCACCCTGCCGGACAACAGTGAAGGCGCTGCTTTCGGGGCGGCCGTGCTGGGATTCATTTCCAGCGGCAAATTGAAGAGCATCGCCGATACGGCCGACTTGGTCCACGCCAAGAAAATCTATACGCCTATCGAAGAAAACGTAGCCGTCTACCAGCAGCTCTACGACATCTTCGTCCAGCTCTACCATAACTTGCAGGGAGAATTTGCCGACATTACGGCATACCAGCAGAAATTATAA
- the gnd gene encoding decarboxylating NADP(+)-dependent phosphogluconate dehydrogenase: MALHDIGVVGMAVMGSNLALNMADHGYDVSVYNYTPDLTEQFLKERPHDKITGYFELKDFLASLKRPRKIMLMIMAGAPVDSMLDQLLPLLDTGDIIIDGGNSYFGDTRRRYDRCKEDGIHFYGMGISGGETGARRGPAIMPGGNKETYPEIQPIYEAIAAKAADGKPCCTYIGEDGAGHYVKMVHNGIEYADMQLIAEAYLLLKHVGGYDNAAISKIFHEWNQGELKSFLIGIAADIFAEDDEAGGQVLDKIVDAAGQKGTGRWTSIESMKQGVDISMITAACNARVMSNAPGRAKAQDVIAKPALTAQSGPDFVEAVRQSLYAAKIVAYAQGFSLYKSASETYDWHLDYGAIASIFRAGCIIQAEFLTKITEAYDKNPELDNLLFDDFFLAKINANQGALRQIIGLAIANGLPIPAFSASLQYLDAYSSPQVGANLIQALRDYFGAHTFQRVDKAGTFHHHWHEHYTK; this comes from the coding sequence ATGGCACTTCACGATATTGGCGTCGTCGGCATGGCCGTCATGGGCAGTAACCTGGCCCTGAACATGGCCGACCACGGCTACGACGTTTCGGTCTACAACTATACGCCGGATTTGACGGAACAGTTCCTCAAGGAACGGCCCCATGACAAGATTACGGGCTACTTCGAGCTGAAGGATTTCCTGGCTTCCCTGAAGCGGCCGCGCAAAATCATGCTCATGATCATGGCCGGTGCGCCTGTGGACAGCATGCTCGACCAGCTGCTGCCCCTCCTGGATACAGGTGACATCATCATCGACGGCGGCAACTCCTATTTCGGCGATACGCGCCGCCGCTACGACCGCTGCAAAGAAGACGGCATCCATTTCTATGGCATGGGCATTTCGGGCGGGGAAACGGGCGCCCGCCGCGGTCCGGCCATCATGCCGGGCGGCAATAAGGAAACGTATCCTGAAATCCAGCCCATTTACGAAGCCATTGCGGCCAAAGCGGCTGATGGCAAGCCGTGCTGCACTTATATCGGCGAAGACGGCGCCGGCCATTACGTCAAGATGGTCCACAACGGCATCGAATACGCCGATATGCAGCTCATCGCCGAAGCTTATTTATTGCTCAAACACGTCGGCGGTTACGATAACGCCGCCATTTCTAAGATTTTCCATGAATGGAACCAGGGCGAACTGAAGAGCTTCCTCATCGGTATCGCCGCGGATATTTTTGCCGAAGACGACGAAGCAGGCGGACAGGTCCTGGATAAGATCGTAGACGCCGCCGGTCAGAAGGGGACCGGCCGCTGGACGAGCATCGAATCGATGAAACAGGGTGTCGATATTTCCATGATTACGGCAGCCTGCAATGCCCGCGTCATGTCCAACGCACCAGGCCGTGCCAAAGCGCAGGATGTCATTGCCAAGCCGGCCCTGACGGCCCAGAGCGGCCCGGACTTCGTCGAAGCCGTCCGCCAGAGCCTGTATGCGGCCAAGATCGTCGCCTATGCCCAGGGCTTTTCCCTCTACAAGAGTGCTTCGGAAACGTATGACTGGCACCTCGATTACGGCGCCATCGCTTCCATTTTCCGGGCCGGCTGCATCATCCAGGCCGAATTTCTGACCAAGATCACCGAAGCCTATGACAAGAATCCGGAGCTGGATAATCTCTTGTTCGACGATTTCTTCCTGGCTAAAATCAATGCCAACCAGGGCGCCCTGCGGCAGATCATCGGCCTGGCCATTGCCAACGGCCTTCCCATTCCGGCCTTCTCGGCTTCGCTCCAATACCTCGACGCCTACAGCAGCCCTCAGGTCGGAGCCAACCTCATCCAGGCCCTG